One stretch of Pseudomonadota bacterium DNA includes these proteins:
- a CDS encoding Yip1 family protein, with the protein MSTNTICPNLIINRIKLVITSPVQCWTTISSENKTAKELFISLALPTLVVATICSQLGLLIFGQPGLLGQWRPSLFGSLSQGVVQIIIGAAMPFALAWLIEKLAPFFQGKANYDSAYSWIIYASLPQLVGTMLAIFPPIGAPLSILFSIYALYVLYKGLPSMLEIPVTQRIPFFITYMVVVLLVFVGVSILAAPFMIQATLPT; encoded by the coding sequence ATGAGCACAAATACGATCTGCCCTAACTTAATCATCAACCGCATCAAGCTTGTAATTACGTCCCCAGTGCAGTGTTGGACCACCATCTCCTCTGAGAATAAAACGGCGAAAGAGCTCTTTATCTCCCTGGCCTTGCCAACCTTGGTGGTTGCTACCATTTGTAGCCAACTTGGGCTGCTGATCTTTGGTCAGCCAGGGCTCCTAGGACAATGGCGCCCATCCCTCTTTGGATCGCTTAGTCAGGGGGTGGTTCAGATTATAATCGGAGCAGCTATGCCATTTGCATTGGCATGGTTAATCGAAAAGCTAGCGCCCTTCTTTCAGGGCAAGGCTAACTACGACAGTGCCTATAGCTGGATTATTTACGCCTCACTTCCGCAGCTCGTCGGGACAATGCTCGCTATATTCCCACCGATCGGAGCTCCACTATCGATCCTCTTTTCAATCTACGCATTATACGTTCTCTACAAGGGCCTCCCAAGCATGCTTGAGATCCCTGTTACTCAACGTATCCCATTTTTTATCACATACATGGTCGTGGTGCTGCTCGTTTTTGTCGGTGTATCGATCCTTGCAGCACCGTTTATGATTCAGGCTACGTTGCCAACTTAG